One region of Pseudoalteromonas galatheae genomic DNA includes:
- a CDS encoding pre-peptidase C-terminal domain-containing protein — protein sequence MKYTQMATFVVAAGLSCSSFAASDYHRLVWDTSPSTSATIGFTPTSGTNHIVKYGSTTDEQSWQSAAVNATHTFDGGLSSSFVKLTGLTPNSAVYYRVCDSQGCGQRLWFRTAPQTASGITAVAGGDTRTGWTTRRKGNELIAKIRPLFIMHGGDYTNANSVSEMREYLKDWQLTFSDDLIDGLAYKRIYPFVATHGNHEDDNYKTLCQVFGVDYDQDGACTAKDTYGAFNVAGLLRVYTLNSQFKNSGWSSYATAMNNWLKSDLQSQGNSATWRIAQYHKPMYPHYSGKSDNSILHSWWAQDFYNNAMNLVVESDTHINKLTYALTPTSNGFTATTQGGTVYVGEGSWGAPARSANDPKSWTIDLASIQQFKVLSVTNDKLTVRTAEFSSNATALSKAQRDADPLALPMNMTWWYAAEIGDELNLIKASNNLSVIETPIIEPPAAIELISGQTQANVTGAKSSQTLYYIDVPAGATQLKVETAGGSGDVDMYVRFNAEPTTQNYDCRPYKSGNNEVCTITPVQTGRYYVMLDGYERYSGVALTATVYTDTPPDQGNSQQWLDQSASKGQWQYYTFDVAQGTQSLQVKASGGTGDADLYLRFGQQPNSNTYECRPYENGNNETCTITNPNAGTWHIGLYGYAAFSGVNLQAESQ from the coding sequence ATGAAATATACTCAAATGGCAACTTTTGTGGTTGCAGCTGGTTTATCTTGTAGCAGTTTTGCTGCGAGTGACTACCATCGTCTTGTGTGGGACACCAGTCCAAGCACTTCAGCAACAATAGGATTTACACCCACATCAGGCACTAATCATATTGTTAAATATGGCAGCACAACAGATGAACAGAGCTGGCAAAGCGCAGCGGTCAACGCAACGCATACTTTTGATGGGGGCCTCTCAAGTTCATTTGTGAAATTAACCGGCTTAACCCCAAATAGTGCGGTGTATTATCGTGTTTGTGATTCACAAGGTTGCGGTCAGCGTTTGTGGTTCAGAACTGCGCCGCAAACGGCATCAGGGATCACTGCTGTAGCTGGTGGTGATACGCGCACAGGTTGGACAACGCGCCGTAAAGGCAATGAGTTGATCGCTAAAATTCGACCGCTATTTATTATGCATGGTGGCGATTACACCAATGCAAACTCCGTTTCTGAAATGCGTGAATACTTAAAAGATTGGCAATTAACCTTTTCGGATGATTTGATTGATGGCCTTGCATACAAGCGAATTTATCCATTTGTAGCAACACATGGCAATCACGAAGACGATAACTACAAAACGCTATGCCAAGTATTTGGCGTAGATTATGACCAAGATGGTGCGTGTACAGCAAAAGATACCTATGGTGCTTTTAACGTGGCGGGGCTTTTAAGGGTTTATACCTTAAATAGCCAATTTAAAAATAGTGGCTGGTCGAGCTATGCCACAGCGATGAACAATTGGCTGAAAAGCGACTTACAGTCTCAGGGTAACAGCGCAACGTGGCGTATCGCTCAGTATCACAAGCCGATGTATCCTCACTATTCAGGTAAGTCAGATAACTCCATATTACACTCTTGGTGGGCACAAGACTTCTATAATAATGCGATGAACTTAGTGGTAGAGTCCGATACTCATATCAATAAACTGACTTACGCACTAACGCCTACCAGCAATGGCTTTACGGCAACGACCCAAGGCGGCACCGTTTATGTGGGTGAGGGAAGTTGGGGTGCACCGGCAAGAAGCGCCAATGATCCAAAAAGCTGGACTATCGACCTTGCGAGTATTCAACAGTTTAAAGTGTTGAGTGTGACAAATGATAAGCTTACTGTTCGAACTGCTGAGTTTTCAAGCAATGCAACTGCCTTATCTAAAGCGCAGCGAGATGCCGATCCGCTCGCGTTACCTATGAATATGACATGGTGGTATGCCGCTGAAATTGGTGATGAACTGAATCTGATCAAAGCAAGCAATAATCTATCTGTGATAGAAACTCCCATTATTGAGCCGCCAGCTGCAATTGAACTTATCAGTGGTCAAACACAAGCGAATGTCACTGGCGCTAAGTCTTCTCAGACACTTTATTACATTGATGTGCCAGCAGGAGCAACACAGCTAAAAGTTGAAACGGCGGGCGGCAGTGGTGATGTAGATATGTACGTGCGCTTTAATGCGGAACCAACGACACAAAACTACGATTGTCGACCCTATAAATCAGGTAATAATGAAGTCTGTACGATTACTCCAGTACAAACAGGCCGATACTATGTCATGCTTGATGGCTATGAGCGTTATTCGGGCGTTGCGCTAACGGCTACGGTTTATACTGACACTCCTCCAGATCAAGGTAATAGCCAGCAATGGTTGGATCAATCCGCCAGTAAAGGTCAGTGGCAGTATTATACTTTTGACGTGGCACAGGGAACACAGAGCCTGCAAGTAAAGGCATCGGGTGGTACTGGAGATGCTGATTTATATCTGCGTTTTGGTCAACAACCAAATAGTAATACCTACGAATGTCGGCCTTATGAAAATGGCAATAATGAAACGTGCACAATCACCAATCCAAATGCGGGAACTTGGCATATTGGGCTCTATGGTTACGCTGCTTTTTCAGGAGTGAATCTACAAGCAGAAAGTCAATAA